A genomic stretch from Coffea arabica cultivar ET-39 chromosome 10c, Coffea Arabica ET-39 HiFi, whole genome shotgun sequence includes:
- the LOC113711216 gene encoding triacylglycerol lipase OBL1-like, giving the protein MASEEDFCKDYLLLNPKEAGFSDLLRIFYSCELYKRDFFDAPEADSLRGLRRRWVVFVSVVAQMLLLQLKKPLAGLGSTLELLLNYPSSNGGFGGLLLHFLTGNVVKPDRSAANFRSLVANVDTRVDLDGRIKANDERYGAALSIMAAKLAYENEAFARTVVTDHWQMEFLGSFNFWNDYEESYTTQAIIFEDKITSADSNLIEVAFRGTQPFEADDWRTDLDISWYDIEGVGKIHAGFMKALGLQKRKGWPKKIEQGSGGKDYAYYTIREILRNRLRENQNAKFVVTGHSLGGALAILFPAILILHEENELLERMEGVYTFGQPRVGDEQFGEFMKDKLRFYGVNYCRYVYNNDIVPRVPFDDKTLMFKHFGLCLYFNSRYRGQILDEEPNKNYFSLLSFIPKHLNGVYELIRSVIIPFTRGMEYREGSSVIISRLIGLVIPGLPDHGPQDYDNATRLGTLPFWDPPLKGLKQE; this is encoded by the exons ATGGCCTCCGAAGAAGATTTCTGTAAAGATTATTTGCTGCTCAATCCAAAAGAAGCTGGTTTTAGCGACCTCCTTCGCATCTTCTATTCATGCGAATTATATAAAAGAGACTTCTTTGATGCCCCGGAGGCAGACAGCCTAAGAGGCCTCCGCCGCCGATGGGTAGTTTTTGTGTCTGTCGTGGCTCAGATGCTCCTCCTTCAGTTGAAAAAACCTTTGGCTGGCCTAGGATCTACTCTGGAGCTGTTGCTGAATTATCCATCCAGCAATGGTGGCTTTGGCGGACTTTTACTGCATTTTCTTACGG GAAATGTAGTAAAGCCAGACAGGTCGGCTGCAAATTTTAGGTCGCTAGTTGCGAATGTGGACACGCGAGTGGATTTAGACGGAAGGATCAAAGCTAATGACGAGAGGTATGGTGCGGCCTTGTCTATAATGGCCGCTAAATTAGCCTATGAAAATGAAGCCTTCGCCAGAACTGTGGTCACAGATCACTGGCAG ATGGAATTCTTGGGCTCCTTCAACTTTTGGAATG ATTATGAGGAATCATACACAACACAAGCCATCATTTTCGAAGACAAGATAACTAGTGCTGATTCTAACCTGATTGAGGTGGCATTTCGAGGGACACAACCGTTTGAAGCTGATGATTGGCGTACGGATTTGGATATTTCGTGGTATGATATCGAAGGAGTGGGTAAGATTCATGCTGGATTTATGAAAGCCTTAGGCTTACAAAAACGAAAGGGTTGGCCAAAGAAAATTGAGCAAGGCTCAGGTGGAAAAGACTATGCCTATTACACAATAAgggaaattttgagaaatagaTTGAGGGAAAATCAGAATGCAAAATTCGTGGTAACTGGACACAGCTTAGGAGGGGCGTTGGCAATTTTGTTTCCTGCCATACTGATTTTACATGAAGAAAATGAGCTATTGGAAAGAATGGAAGGAGTGTACACTTTCGGGCAGCCTAGAGTTGGAGATGAGCAATTTGGGGAGTTTATGAAGGACAAGCTTAGATTTTATGGTGTAAACTATTGCAGATATGTCTACAACAATGATATAGTTCCAAGAGTACCGTTTGATGACAAAACCCTCATGTTCAAGCACTTTGGCCTTTGTTTATACTTCAACAGCCGCTACCGAGGGcag ATTCTAGACGAAGAACCAAATAAGAACTACTTTTCACTGCTGTCGTTTATACCCAAGCATTTGAATGGCGTTTACGAGCTGATTAGGAGCGTCATTATCCCTTTCACAAGAGGAATGGAGTATAGAGAAGGGTCGTCTGTGATCATTTCTAGGTTGATAGGATTGGTCATTCCTGGATTACCAGATCATGGTCCTCAGGACTATGATAACGCCACCAGATTGGGGACCTTACCCTTCTGGGACCCTCCGTTGAAAGGCCTGAAACAAGAATGA